A genomic region of Pelodiscus sinensis isolate JC-2024 chromosome 1, ASM4963464v1, whole genome shotgun sequence contains the following coding sequences:
- the LOC102445689 gene encoding olfactory receptor 52R1-like, with product MADSNTTNFTNPSTFILLGIPGLELAHVWISIPFCIMYVIALLGNFTILFIVKKEPSLHEPVYYFLCMLAAADLVLSCSILPKMLAIFWFSSREIDFNACLTQMFFIHSVSAMESAIFVAMAFDRYVAICHPLRHSTILTNSVVAKMGLAVALRGGMLILPYPFMERQWPYCRTNIIPHSYCEHMAVVKLACADVRVSSYYGLFVVFFVSGVDISCIAMSYTQILRAIFRLPTKDARLKTFGTCSSHLCAILAFYIPALFSFLTHRFGQNVPLYFHVLFANVYILVPPMLNPIIYGVRTRQIRDRLLQLLIHKGN from the coding sequence ATGGCAGATTCCAACACAACtaacttcaccaacccctccaccttcatcctgctgggcatccctggcttGGAGTTGGCCcacgtctggatctccatccccttctgcatcatgtaCGTCATAGCCCTCTTGGGcaacttcaccatcctgttcattgtgaagaaggagccgagcctccatgagcccgtgtactatttcctctgcatgctggcggCAGCTGATCTGGTCCTGTCCTGCTCTATCTTGCCCAAAATGCTGGCAATCTTCTGGTTCagttccagggagatcgatttcaatgcctgcctcacccagatgttcttcattcataGCGTCTCAGCAATGGAGTCTgcgatcttcgtggccatggcatttgatcgctacgtggccatctgccatcccttgagacattccaccatcctgacaaactctGTGGTGGCCAAGATGGGCCTGGCCGTGGCATTACGTGGTGGCATGCTCATACTGCCTTATCCCTTCATGGaaaggcagtggccatattgcagaaccaacatcatcccccactCCTATTGCGAGCACATggccgtggtgaagctggcctgcgcCGACGTTCGTGTCAGTAGTTACTATGGCCTCTTTGTGGTATTCTTTGTGAGTGGGGTGGATATCTCATGTATCGCCATGTCCTACAcacagatcctcagggccatctttagACTCCCCACAAAGGATGCCCGGCTCAAAACTTttggcacctgcagctcccacctctgcgccatcttagccttttacattcctgctctcttctccttcctcacccATCGGTTTGGCCAGAATGTGCCTCTGTATTTCCATGTTCTCTTTGCCAATGTCTACAtcctggtgccccccatgctgaaccccatcatctacggagTGAGGACCAgacagatccgggacaggctgctgcagctgttgATTCATAAAGGGAATTAA
- the LOC102444947 gene encoding olfactory receptor 52E4-like, translating into MSDSNQTHFSNPSTFILLGIPGLETAHVWISIPFCIMYIVVILGNFTILFIVKREPSLHEPMYYFLCMLAITDLVLSTSTLPKVLSIFWFNSREINFSACLTQMFFIHSFSMVESGIFVAMALDRYVAICYPLRYSTILTNHVGAKMGVALVLRGCVLVLPIPFLAQQWPYCRTNIIAHSYCEHMAVVKLACADISLSNYYSLSVALLVAVLDFIFIVISYIQILRTIFSLPTKDARLKTFGTCSSHLCVILVSYVPSLFSFLTHRFGQNVPLYFHILNANVYLLVPPMLNPIIYGVRTKQIRDKLLKLFTHKGN; encoded by the coding sequence ATGTCAGATTCCAACCAGACCCACTTttccaacccctccaccttcatcctgctgggcatcccagGCCTGGAGacggcccatgtctggatctccatccccttctgcatcatgtaCATTGTAGtcatcttggggaacttcaccatcctgttcattgtgaagagggagccgagcctccatgagcccatgtactatttcctctgcatgctggccatcaccgacctggtcctgtccacgtCCACCCTGCCCAaagtgctgagcatcttctggttcaattccagggagatcaatttcagtgcctgcctcacccagatgttcttcattcacaGCTTCTCCATGGTGGAGTcggggatcttcgtggccatggcgttggatcgctacgtggccatctgctaTCCCCTGAGATATTCCACCATCCTCACGAACCATGTGGGGGCCAAGATGGGTGTGGCTTTAGTGCTGCGCGGCTGTGTGCTGGTGCTGCCTATTCCCTTCCTGGCTCAGCaatggccatattgcagaaccaacattaTCGCCCATTCGTACTGTGAGCACATggccgtggtgaagctggcctgtgcGGACATCAGCCTCAGTAATTATTACAGtctctctgtggctctgcttGTTGCTGTTCTGGATTTCATTTTTATTGTCATATCCTATATTCAGATCCTCAGGACCATATtcagcctccccacaaaggacgcccggctgaagacttttgggacctgcagctcccatctcTGTGTCATTTTGGTCTCTTATGTCccatctctcttctccttcctcacacaccGGTTTGGCCAGAATGTGCCCCTGTATTTCCACATTCTCAATGCCAATGTGTAtctcctggtgccccccatgctgaaccccatcatctatggggtgaggaccaaGCAGATCCGGGACAAGCTGCTCAAGCTCTTTACTCATAAAGGGAATTAA